From Neodiprion pinetum isolate iyNeoPine1 chromosome 7, iyNeoPine1.2, whole genome shotgun sequence, a single genomic window includes:
- the LOC124222636 gene encoding solute carrier family 53 member 1, whose amino-acid sequence MKFAEHLSAHITPEWRKQYISYEEMKAMLYTAVEEAPSVEIVEQETISRHFASFDEVFFTFCDRELKKINTFYSEKLAEATRKYAALQSELKIASETHHGGGKNRVRNTTKAHLPARKLRELKLAFSEFYLSLILLQNYQNLNHTGFRKILKKHDKLLSVDTGSKWRTEFVETAHFHTSKDIDRLIQETEATVTSGLEGGDRQRAMKRLRVPPLGEHQSPWTTFKVGLFSGSFVVLFVAVVLSAIFHDGGARLKVAFPLYRGPLLVIQFLFLMGINVYGWRSSGVNHVLIFELDPRNHLSEQHLMELAAVLGVVWTLSLLSFLYSSSLSVPPYANPLALVVIIVAFLLNPFKMFRHEARFWLLKIMFRCISAPLMVVNFADFWLGDQLNSLSTVFLDFHFLICFYITNGDWFEAGDTQQCLSGSYIVRPILNCLPAWFRFAQCIRRYRDSKEAFPHLVNAGKYATTFLVVITNTLRTFHAGEYTNHWDSPWLWLWVVSSLINSIYSYTWDIKMDWGLLDSNAGENRFLREEIVYSTGFYYFAIIEDFLLRFVWVATYIVTQYGYVQSELMTSIVATLEVFRRFIWNFFRLENEHLNNCGKFRAVRDISVAPIESSDQTQIIRMMDEENGVINRGKRKGGGKKQNTVKEDKRALLKEETIDIDVSNAS is encoded by the exons ATGAAGTTCGCGGAGCATCTTTCCGCGCACATTACGCCTGAATGGCGTAAACAATACATTAGTTATGAG GAAATGAAAGCCATGTTGTATACGGCGGTAGAAGAGGCTCCGTCCGTTGAGATTGTCGAGCAGGAAACCATATCTCGCCATTTTGCCTCTTTCGACGAAGTCTTTTTCACCTTCTGCGAtcgtgaattgaagaaaatcaacACTTTTTACTCTG AGAAGCTGGCGGAGGCAACAAGAAAATATGCAGCATTGCAAAGCGAACTAAAAATTGCATCCGAAACGCATCACGGCGGAGGAAAGAACCGCGTTCGAAATACAACAAAAGCTCATCTGCCTGCTCGCAAGCTCAGGGAGCTAAAACTAgctttttcagaattttatctCTCTCTTATCCTTCTTCAAAACTACCAAAATCTAAACCATACCGGTTTTCGAAAGATACTTAAAAAACATGATAAG CTGTTGTCCGTCGATACCGGCTCCAAATGGCGTACCGAATTCGTGGAAACTGCACACTTTCACACGTCAAAGGACATCGACAGGCTTATTCAAGAGACAGAGGCGACGGTCACTTCTGGCCTCGAAGGTGGTGACAGACAAAGGGCTATGAAACGACTCCGCGTGCCTCCCCTTGGAGAACATCAGAGTCCTTGGACGACTTTCAAAGTTGGACTGTTCTCCGGGAGTTTCGTTGTTTTGTTCGTCGCAGTTGTGCTGTCAG cAATATTTCATGATGGCGGCGCACGTCTCAAGGTTGCATTTCCCTTGTATCGAGGACCCCTGCTTGTTATTCAATTCCTATTTCTGATGGGAATCAATGTCTATGGCTGGCGTTCGTCCGGTGTTAATCACGTGTTGATATTTGAGCTCGATCCGAGGAATCATTTGTCAGAGCAACACCTGATGGAGTTAGCAGCTGTACTCGGCGTCGTTTGGACACTGAGTTTACTCAGTTTTTTATACAGCTCAAGCTTGAGCGTTCCGCCTTACGCAAATCCCCTCGCActcgtcgtcatcatcgtaGCCTTTCTGTTGAATCCTTTCAAAATGTTTCGACACGAGGCACGATTTTGGTTGCTTAAAATAATG ttTCGTTGCATCTCCGCTCCATTAATGGTCGTCAACTTTGCCGATTTCTGGCTGGGCGATCAATTGAACAGCCTGTCGACTGTGTTTttggattttcattttttgatatgCTTCTACATCACAAACGGTGATTGGTTCGAAGCCGGTGATACGCAGCAGTGTTTGTCTGGGTCTTACATCGTTCGACCAATACTCAACTGTCTTCCTGCTTGGTTCCGTTTTGCACAATGCATTCGCCGATATCGAGATTCAAAGGAAGCTTTCCCGCACTTGGTCAATGCCGGCAAATATGCTACAACATTTCTCGTCGTTATAACAAACACGCTGCGAACGTTTCATGCAG GCGAATATACAAATCACTGGGATAGTCCTTGGCTTTGGCTGTGGGTCGTGAGTAGCCTGATAAACTCCATTTATTCGTACACATGGGATATCAAGATGGATTGGGGACTCCTGGATAGTAATGCTGGTGAAAATCGATTCTTACGAGAGGAAATTGTATACTCTACA GGATTCTATTATTTTGCGATCATAGAAGACTTTTTATTGAGATTTGTATGGGTCGCAACCTACATAGTGACGCAGTACGGATATGTCCAGTCCGAGCTGATGACTTCTATCGTCGCTACTTTGGAAGTATTCAG AAGATTTATCTGGAACTTCTTCCGTCTTGAGAACGAGCACTTGAATAATTGTGGTAAGTTTCGTGCTGTCAGAGATATTTCTGTCGCGCCTATAGAAAGTTCCGATCAGACCCAAATCATAAGAATGATGGACGAAGAGAATGGAGTAATAAATCGGGGAAAGCGCAAGGGTGGAGGTAAAAAGCAGAACACTGTTAAGGAGGACAAGCGTGCATTATTGAAAGAGGAAACAATTGATATAGATGTATCTAACGCTAgttga
- the UbcE2M gene encoding NEDD8-conjugating enzyme Ubc12 isoform X1: protein MVEYSRSVNIARGEHGPKGELSPLSKITKKDGESPRTGTQKKASAAQLRITKDINELNLPKTCGTEFPDPDDLLTFKLIICPDEGFYKGGRFVFSFKVGPNYPHEPPKVKCETQVYHPNIDLEGNVCLNILREDWKPVLTINSIVYGLQYLFLEPNPEDPLNKDAAEVLQNNRRVFEQNVVKAMRGGYVGSFYFERCLK from the exons ATGGTGGAATATTCGCGAAGCGTGAATATAGCCAGGGGAGAGCACGGTCCGAAAGGCGAGTTATCCCCCTTGTCAAAAATTA CGAAAAAAGATGGCGAATCACCAAGgacaggaactcagaaaaagGCCTCAGCAGCGCAGTTAAGGATCACGAAAG atataAACGAACTCAACCTGCCAAAAACATGCGGCACAGAATTTCCAGATCCAGATGACCTGTTGACTTTTAAACTAATAATCTGCCCTGACGAA GGTTTCTACAAAGGCGGAAGATTTGTGTTCAGTTTTAAGGTCGGTCCAAACTATCCACACGAACCACCTAAAGTAAAGTGCGAAACGCAGGTTTATCATCCCAACATTGACCTGGAAGGCAATGTCTGCCTGAATATTCTTAGAGAAGATTGGAAACCTGTATTGACAATAAACTCGATTGTCTACGGGCTTCAGTATCTCTTTCTG GAACCGAATCCTGAAGATCCTTTAAACAAAGATGCGGCAGAGGTGTTACAAAATAATCGAAGAGTATTCGAACAGAATGTGGTGAAAGCAATGCGAGGTGGATACGTAGGgtcattttattttgaacggtGTCTCAAGTGA
- the LOC124222637 gene encoding uridine 5'-monophosphate synthase-like, translating to MENLLEELAVKLFESEAVKFGTFIMKTGLQTPVYFDLRAVISRPQLMKSISSLLWTLVEQGKPISQVCGVPYTALPIATLISVEENIPMLIRRKESKPYGTKKLIEGQFKLEENCMIIEDVVTSGSSILETAKDLINEGLTVEEAIVILDRQQGGRENLKAKGIEMKSLYTLTSLMQHLLNAGKVTSDTFEEVKTYVEQNQVELNSKE from the exons atggaaaatcttTTGGAAGAATTAGCTGTAAAACTATTCGAATCCGAAGCTGTGAAGTTTGGCACCTTCATTATGAAAACCGGTCTACAGACACCCGTCTACTTTGACCTAAGAGCCGTTATTTCACGTCCACAATTGATG AAATCTATTTCGAGTTTGCTATGGACACTCGTAGAGCAAGGCAAACCTATTTCACAGGTATGCGGCGTGCCTTATACGGCCTTGCCAATTGCCACATTGATATCTGTAGAAGAAAATATACCAATGCTCATAAGGAGAAAAGAGAGTAAGCCTTATGGAACAAAAAAGTTAATCGAGGGCCAATTCAAATTAGAAGAGAATTGTATGATAATCGAAGACGTTGTGACATCTGGAAGCAGTATACTGGAGACTGCAAAAGATCTAATCAACGAAGGATTGACGGTCGAAGAAGCTATTGTTATTTTAGACAGACAACAGGGTGGTCGTGAGAATCTGAAAGCAAAGGGCATCGAAATGAAGAGTTTATACACTCTCACGAGTTTAATGCAGCATCTATTAAATGCAGGCAAAGTGACTTCAGACACCTTTGAAGAGGTCAAGACTTACGTGGAACAAAATCAAGTCGAATTAAATAGCAAAGAATAA
- the UbcE2M gene encoding NEDD8-conjugating enzyme Ubc12 isoform X2 yields the protein MIKLFSLKQAKKDGESPRTGTQKKASAAQLRITKDINELNLPKTCGTEFPDPDDLLTFKLIICPDEGFYKGGRFVFSFKVGPNYPHEPPKVKCETQVYHPNIDLEGNVCLNILREDWKPVLTINSIVYGLQYLFLEPNPEDPLNKDAAEVLQNNRRVFEQNVVKAMRGGYVGSFYFERCLK from the exons atgattaaattattttcactaaaaCAAGCGAAAAAAGATGGCGAATCACCAAGgacaggaactcagaaaaagGCCTCAGCAGCGCAGTTAAGGATCACGAAAG atataAACGAACTCAACCTGCCAAAAACATGCGGCACAGAATTTCCAGATCCAGATGACCTGTTGACTTTTAAACTAATAATCTGCCCTGACGAA GGTTTCTACAAAGGCGGAAGATTTGTGTTCAGTTTTAAGGTCGGTCCAAACTATCCACACGAACCACCTAAAGTAAAGTGCGAAACGCAGGTTTATCATCCCAACATTGACCTGGAAGGCAATGTCTGCCTGAATATTCTTAGAGAAGATTGGAAACCTGTATTGACAATAAACTCGATTGTCTACGGGCTTCAGTATCTCTTTCTG GAACCGAATCCTGAAGATCCTTTAAACAAAGATGCGGCAGAGGTGTTACAAAATAATCGAAGAGTATTCGAACAGAATGTGGTGAAAGCAATGCGAGGTGGATACGTAGGgtcattttattttgaacggtGTCTCAAGTGA